A single window of Apus apus isolate bApuApu2 chromosome 18, bApuApu2.pri.cur, whole genome shotgun sequence DNA harbors:
- the HIP1 gene encoding huntingtin-interacting protein 1 isoform X1, producing the protein MERVSSSGKQVPNPLPKVRSRRAGGPEAERESFERAQTVSINKAINAQEVAVKEKHARTCILGTHHEKGAQTFWSVVNRLPLSGNAVLCWKFCHVFHKLLRDGHSNVLKDSMRYKNELSDMSRMWGHLSEGYGQLCSIYLKLLRTKMEFHTKNPRFPGNLQMSDRQLDDAGENDVNNFFQLTVEMFDYLECELNLFQTVFSSLDMSRSVSVTAAGQCRLAPLIQVILDCSHLYDYTVKLLFKLHSCLPADTLQGHRDRFLEQFRKLKDLFYRSSNLQYFKRLIQIPQLPENPPNFLRASALSEHISPVVVIPAEASSPDSEPITDLVEMETASQSLFDNKFDDIFGSSFSTDPFNFNSQNGMNKDDKDQLIEQLYGEIAALKEELENFKAESGRAAVQLRGRANELEAELAEQRHLKQQAQDESEFLRAELEELKKQREDTEKAQRSLTEIERRAQANEQRYSKLKEKYSELVQNHADLLRKNAEVTKQVTVARQAQGDVEREKKELEDSFQRVSEQAQRKSQEQAEVLDTLKRELAASRQELQVLQGTLESSTQVGAEQSTRITSLEQERDDLSRAVDQHREEMTALQAELQQLQDTLGHQQESSRKELETLQTQLRDKESRERALEKRQAEEQLVLLRDVAREAQRMVQDALGRMEDPAHIGCTGSADCLLSQTLAALECVGRLRDAHGKSLSSGAAVGSLLPCLALFAHLVSDTLLQGSATSHQAPLEPADWLLETCRQCGSEAVSYLSALQDPGMVGSADCSPVMTCLSRISAIGEELRPRGLDVKQEELGDLVDKEMAATAAAIETAAARIEEMLSKARAGDTGVKLEVNERILGSCTGLMQAIHILVMASKDLQREIVESGRGAASPKEFYAKNSRWTEGLISASKAVGWGATVMVDAADLVVQGKGTFEELMVCSREIAASTAQLVAASKVKADKDSANLCKLQQASRGVNQATAGVVASTKAGKSQVEEKDSMDFSSMTLTQIKRQEMDSQVRVLELENQLQKERQKLGELRKKHYELAGVAEGWEEDAAE; encoded by the exons ACTGTCAGCATCAATAAAGCTATTAATGCTCAGGAAGTGGCTGTCAAGGAGAAACACGCCAGGA CGTGCATCCTGGGCACGCACCACGAGAAGGGGGCCCAGACCTTCTGGTCGGTGGTGAACCGGCTGCCGCTGTCCGGCAACGCCGTGCTCTGCTGGAAGTTCTGCCACGTCTTCCACAAGCTCCTCCGGGACGGCCACTCCAAT GTCCTGAAAGACTCCATGAGATACAAGAATGAGCTGAGCGACATGAGCAGGATGTGG ggccacCTGAGCGAGGGCTAtggacagctctgcagcatctACCTCAAACTGCTGAGAACCAAGATGGAGTTTCACACCAAG aaTCCCCGTTTCCCTGGCAATCTCCAGATGTCTGACCGGCAGCTCGACGATGCAGGGGAGAACGATGTCAATAATTT TTTCCAGCTGACTGTGGAGATGTTTGACTACCTGGAGTGTGAGCTGAACCTCTTCCAGACAG TGTTCAGCTCCCTGGACATGTCGCGCTCGGTGTCGGTGACGGCGGCGGGGCAGTGCCGCCTGGCCCCGCTCATCCAGGTCATCCTGGACTGCAGCCACCTCTACGACTACACTGTCAAGCTGCTCTTCAAGCTCCACTCCT GTCTGCCAGCAGATACACTGCAGGGCCACCGGGATCGCTTCCTGGAGCAGTTCAGAAA GCTGAAGGACCTCTTCTACCGCTCCAGCAACCTGCAGTACTTCAAGCGCCTGATTCAGATCCCACAGCTGCCAGAG aaCCCTCCCAATTTCCTGCGTGCCTCAGCCCTGTCAGAGCACATCAGCCCCGTGGTGGTCATCCCTGCTGAGGCATCCTCACCTGACAGTGAGCCCATCACGGACCTGGTGGAGATGGAGACAGCCTCACAG AGCCTGTTTGACAATAAGTTTGACGACATCTTCGGCAGCTCCTTCAGCACCGACCCCTTCAACTTCAACAGCCAGAACGGGATGAACAAGGATGACAA GGACCAGCTGATCGAGCAGCTTTACGGGGAGATTGCAGCCctgaaggaggagctggagaactTCAAGGCCGAG AGCGGGCGGGCTGCGGTGCAGCTGCGGGGCCGCGCCAACGAGCTGGAGGCCGAGCTGGCCGAGCAGCGGCACCTGAAGCAGCAGGCGCAGGACGAGAGCGAGTTTCTGCGCGCCGAGCTGGAGGAGCTCAAGAAGCAGCGGGAGGACACGGAGAAGGCGCAGAGGAGCCTGACGGAGATTGAAA GGCGGGCACAGGCCAACGAGCAGCGCTACAGCAAGCTGAAGGAGAAGTACAGCGAGCTGGTGCAGAACCATGCTGACCTGCTGCGGAAG AATGCAGAGGTGACCAAGCAGGTGACAGTGGCCAGGCAGGCCCAGGGGGATGTGGAGCGGGAgaagaaggagctggaggacTCCTTCCAGCGGGTGAGCGAGCAGGCGCAGAGGAAg TctcaggagcaggcagaggtgctggaCACACTGAAGCGggagctggcagccagcagacaggagctgcaggtccTCCAGGGCACCCTGGAGTCCAGCACACAG GTGGGAGCGGAGCAGAGCACCCGGATCaccagcctggagcaggagagggatgACCTGAGCCGGGCAGTGGATCAGCACAGGGAGGAGAtgacagctctgcaggctgagctgcagcaactGCAAGACACGCTTGGCCaccagcaggagagcagcaggaaggagctggagacGTTGCAGACCCAGCTGAGAGACAAG gagagcagggagcgGGCGCTGGAGAAGCGCCAGGCCGAGGAGCAGCTGGTCCTGCTGCGGGACGTGGCTCGGGAGGCCCAGCGCATGGTGCAGGACGCCCTGGGGCGCATGGAGGATCCCGCTCACATCGGCTGCACCGGCTCGGCAG ACTGCCTCCTGTCCCAGACGCTGGCAGCCTTGGAGTGCGTGGGGCGGCTGCGGGATGCGCACGGGAAGTCCCTTTCCAGTGGTGCAG CCGtgggctccctgctgccctgcctggccctCTTTGCCCACCTGGTCAGCGACACGCTCCTGCAGGGCAGCGCCACCTCCCACCAGGCCCCCCTGGAGCCTGCAGACT ggctgctggagacGTGCAGGCAGTGTGGCAGTGAGGCTGTGAGCTACCTCAGTGCCCTGCAGGACCCAGGGATGGTGGGAAGTGCCGACTGCAGCCCGGTGATGACCTGCCTGAGCCGGATCAGCGCCATCGGGGAG GAGCTGCGGCCCAGAGGGCTGGACGtcaagcaggaggagctgggtgaCCTGGTGGACAAGGAGATGGCAGCAACAGCAGCGGCCATCGAGACGGCAGCTGCCCGCATTGAG gaGATGCTTAGCAAGGCACGAGCCGGTGACACTGGCGTCAAACTGGAAGTGAATGAGAG GATCCTGGGCTCCTGCACGGGCCTCATGCAAGCCATCCATATCCTGGTCATGGCCTCCAAGGACCTCCAGAGGGAGATTGTGGAGAGTGGACGG GGTGCTGCGTCCCCCAAGGAGTTTTACGCCAAGAATTCCCGCTGGACCGAGGGTCTCATCTCCGCCTCCAAGGCCGTGGGCTGGGGTGCCACCGTCATGGT tgatgctgctgaCCTGGTAGTGCAAGGCAAGGGGACGTTCGAGGAGCTGATGGTCTGTTCCCGGGAGATCGCTGCCAGCACCGCTCAGCTGGTGGCAGCCTCCAAG GTGAAGGCAGACAAAGACAGTGCCAACCTTTGCAAGCTCCAACAAGCTTCCCGAGGTGTCAACCAGGCCACAGCTGGTGTGGTGGCCTCCACCAAGGCTGGGAAGTCACAGGTGGAGGAGAAAG ACAGCATGGACTTCTCCAGCATGACGCTCACCCAGATCAAGCGCCAGGAGATGGACTCACAG GTGCgggtgctggagctggaaaACCAGCTGCAGAAGGAGCGGCAGAAGCTGGGGGAGCTGCGCAAGAAGCACTACGAGCTGGCAGGAGtggcagagggctgggaggaggatg CTGCAGAGTAA
- the HIP1 gene encoding huntingtin-interacting protein 1 isoform X2 encodes MELGKVTVSINKAINAQEVAVKEKHARTCILGTHHEKGAQTFWSVVNRLPLSGNAVLCWKFCHVFHKLLRDGHSNVLKDSMRYKNELSDMSRMWGHLSEGYGQLCSIYLKLLRTKMEFHTKNPRFPGNLQMSDRQLDDAGENDVNNFFQLTVEMFDYLECELNLFQTVFSSLDMSRSVSVTAAGQCRLAPLIQVILDCSHLYDYTVKLLFKLHSCLPADTLQGHRDRFLEQFRKLKDLFYRSSNLQYFKRLIQIPQLPENPPNFLRASALSEHISPVVVIPAEASSPDSEPITDLVEMETASQSLFDNKFDDIFGSSFSTDPFNFNSQNGMNKDDKDQLIEQLYGEIAALKEELENFKAESGRAAVQLRGRANELEAELAEQRHLKQQAQDESEFLRAELEELKKQREDTEKAQRSLTEIERRAQANEQRYSKLKEKYSELVQNHADLLRKNAEVTKQVTVARQAQGDVEREKKELEDSFQRVSEQAQRKSQEQAEVLDTLKRELAASRQELQVLQGTLESSTQVGAEQSTRITSLEQERDDLSRAVDQHREEMTALQAELQQLQDTLGHQQESSRKELETLQTQLRDKESRERALEKRQAEEQLVLLRDVAREAQRMVQDALGRMEDPAHIGCTGSADCLLSQTLAALECVGRLRDAHGKSLSSGAAVGSLLPCLALFAHLVSDTLLQGSATSHQAPLEPADWLLETCRQCGSEAVSYLSALQDPGMVGSADCSPVMTCLSRISAIGEELRPRGLDVKQEELGDLVDKEMAATAAAIETAAARIEEMLSKARAGDTGVKLEVNERILGSCTGLMQAIHILVMASKDLQREIVESGRGAASPKEFYAKNSRWTEGLISASKAVGWGATVMVDAADLVVQGKGTFEELMVCSREIAASTAQLVAASKVKADKDSANLCKLQQASRGVNQATAGVVASTKAGKSQVEEKDSMDFSSMTLTQIKRQEMDSQVRVLELENQLQKERQKLGELRKKHYELAGVAEGWEEDAAE; translated from the exons ATGGAGCTGGGAAAGGTG ACTGTCAGCATCAATAAAGCTATTAATGCTCAGGAAGTGGCTGTCAAGGAGAAACACGCCAGGA CGTGCATCCTGGGCACGCACCACGAGAAGGGGGCCCAGACCTTCTGGTCGGTGGTGAACCGGCTGCCGCTGTCCGGCAACGCCGTGCTCTGCTGGAAGTTCTGCCACGTCTTCCACAAGCTCCTCCGGGACGGCCACTCCAAT GTCCTGAAAGACTCCATGAGATACAAGAATGAGCTGAGCGACATGAGCAGGATGTGG ggccacCTGAGCGAGGGCTAtggacagctctgcagcatctACCTCAAACTGCTGAGAACCAAGATGGAGTTTCACACCAAG aaTCCCCGTTTCCCTGGCAATCTCCAGATGTCTGACCGGCAGCTCGACGATGCAGGGGAGAACGATGTCAATAATTT TTTCCAGCTGACTGTGGAGATGTTTGACTACCTGGAGTGTGAGCTGAACCTCTTCCAGACAG TGTTCAGCTCCCTGGACATGTCGCGCTCGGTGTCGGTGACGGCGGCGGGGCAGTGCCGCCTGGCCCCGCTCATCCAGGTCATCCTGGACTGCAGCCACCTCTACGACTACACTGTCAAGCTGCTCTTCAAGCTCCACTCCT GTCTGCCAGCAGATACACTGCAGGGCCACCGGGATCGCTTCCTGGAGCAGTTCAGAAA GCTGAAGGACCTCTTCTACCGCTCCAGCAACCTGCAGTACTTCAAGCGCCTGATTCAGATCCCACAGCTGCCAGAG aaCCCTCCCAATTTCCTGCGTGCCTCAGCCCTGTCAGAGCACATCAGCCCCGTGGTGGTCATCCCTGCTGAGGCATCCTCACCTGACAGTGAGCCCATCACGGACCTGGTGGAGATGGAGACAGCCTCACAG AGCCTGTTTGACAATAAGTTTGACGACATCTTCGGCAGCTCCTTCAGCACCGACCCCTTCAACTTCAACAGCCAGAACGGGATGAACAAGGATGACAA GGACCAGCTGATCGAGCAGCTTTACGGGGAGATTGCAGCCctgaaggaggagctggagaactTCAAGGCCGAG AGCGGGCGGGCTGCGGTGCAGCTGCGGGGCCGCGCCAACGAGCTGGAGGCCGAGCTGGCCGAGCAGCGGCACCTGAAGCAGCAGGCGCAGGACGAGAGCGAGTTTCTGCGCGCCGAGCTGGAGGAGCTCAAGAAGCAGCGGGAGGACACGGAGAAGGCGCAGAGGAGCCTGACGGAGATTGAAA GGCGGGCACAGGCCAACGAGCAGCGCTACAGCAAGCTGAAGGAGAAGTACAGCGAGCTGGTGCAGAACCATGCTGACCTGCTGCGGAAG AATGCAGAGGTGACCAAGCAGGTGACAGTGGCCAGGCAGGCCCAGGGGGATGTGGAGCGGGAgaagaaggagctggaggacTCCTTCCAGCGGGTGAGCGAGCAGGCGCAGAGGAAg TctcaggagcaggcagaggtgctggaCACACTGAAGCGggagctggcagccagcagacaggagctgcaggtccTCCAGGGCACCCTGGAGTCCAGCACACAG GTGGGAGCGGAGCAGAGCACCCGGATCaccagcctggagcaggagagggatgACCTGAGCCGGGCAGTGGATCAGCACAGGGAGGAGAtgacagctctgcaggctgagctgcagcaactGCAAGACACGCTTGGCCaccagcaggagagcagcaggaaggagctggagacGTTGCAGACCCAGCTGAGAGACAAG gagagcagggagcgGGCGCTGGAGAAGCGCCAGGCCGAGGAGCAGCTGGTCCTGCTGCGGGACGTGGCTCGGGAGGCCCAGCGCATGGTGCAGGACGCCCTGGGGCGCATGGAGGATCCCGCTCACATCGGCTGCACCGGCTCGGCAG ACTGCCTCCTGTCCCAGACGCTGGCAGCCTTGGAGTGCGTGGGGCGGCTGCGGGATGCGCACGGGAAGTCCCTTTCCAGTGGTGCAG CCGtgggctccctgctgccctgcctggccctCTTTGCCCACCTGGTCAGCGACACGCTCCTGCAGGGCAGCGCCACCTCCCACCAGGCCCCCCTGGAGCCTGCAGACT ggctgctggagacGTGCAGGCAGTGTGGCAGTGAGGCTGTGAGCTACCTCAGTGCCCTGCAGGACCCAGGGATGGTGGGAAGTGCCGACTGCAGCCCGGTGATGACCTGCCTGAGCCGGATCAGCGCCATCGGGGAG GAGCTGCGGCCCAGAGGGCTGGACGtcaagcaggaggagctgggtgaCCTGGTGGACAAGGAGATGGCAGCAACAGCAGCGGCCATCGAGACGGCAGCTGCCCGCATTGAG gaGATGCTTAGCAAGGCACGAGCCGGTGACACTGGCGTCAAACTGGAAGTGAATGAGAG GATCCTGGGCTCCTGCACGGGCCTCATGCAAGCCATCCATATCCTGGTCATGGCCTCCAAGGACCTCCAGAGGGAGATTGTGGAGAGTGGACGG GGTGCTGCGTCCCCCAAGGAGTTTTACGCCAAGAATTCCCGCTGGACCGAGGGTCTCATCTCCGCCTCCAAGGCCGTGGGCTGGGGTGCCACCGTCATGGT tgatgctgctgaCCTGGTAGTGCAAGGCAAGGGGACGTTCGAGGAGCTGATGGTCTGTTCCCGGGAGATCGCTGCCAGCACCGCTCAGCTGGTGGCAGCCTCCAAG GTGAAGGCAGACAAAGACAGTGCCAACCTTTGCAAGCTCCAACAAGCTTCCCGAGGTGTCAACCAGGCCACAGCTGGTGTGGTGGCCTCCACCAAGGCTGGGAAGTCACAGGTGGAGGAGAAAG ACAGCATGGACTTCTCCAGCATGACGCTCACCCAGATCAAGCGCCAGGAGATGGACTCACAG GTGCgggtgctggagctggaaaACCAGCTGCAGAAGGAGCGGCAGAAGCTGGGGGAGCTGCGCAAGAAGCACTACGAGCTGGCAGGAGtggcagagggctgggaggaggatg CTGCAGAGTAA